One genomic window of Syntrophales bacterium includes the following:
- a CDS encoding P-loop NTPase fold protein yields MAGEKMQISTFDEDLLGLKDFAERLERFINVEHCFVSESLVISLNAGFGAGKSTFFKMWADSITKNNGPDESPLVVKVNAWNDDYCGDPFVSLVSALIESLRDESEDVQSLRDAAKDVGWFLTGLGGQVVNKLTGINVVAAGELTEKKRAARGENQEVPKGLFDAFGNKKKALQSLKSSIRALIKGEKPNILILVDEIDRCRPDYAISYLETIKHVFDIHGIVFVLAVDRKQLECSAKASFGADLDFPEYYRKFVQREVALPMPNENSYGTLASRYVEYYLQRENERYCFMPIGRDQVDNIVHLISFMRMTPRQVQEVFRIMGHVLATDESKKGKLLWCLGVGTILMSALRIGNPKVYGELGRRELRVKEASDFFRRLDSTHAEWWFTLCFTGGGLNPEDVDKKEVAEIYRDAGFISDGEVSQRVANLGQWHSGWGHSSVGRFEQIYSKIEQISSWN; encoded by the coding sequence TTGGCAGGAGAAAAGATGCAAATATCTACGTTCGACGAAGATCTTCTTGGACTCAAGGATTTTGCTGAAAGGCTAGAGCGCTTTATCAACGTTGAGCATTGCTTTGTTAGCGAAAGCCTAGTAATCAGTTTAAATGCAGGGTTTGGGGCTGGGAAGAGCACTTTCTTCAAAATGTGGGCAGATAGCATCACAAAGAACAATGGCCCAGACGAATCGCCATTGGTAGTCAAAGTAAACGCTTGGAACGATGACTACTGCGGTGATCCGTTTGTATCACTTGTATCGGCTCTCATTGAGTCCCTAAGAGACGAAAGCGAAGATGTTCAAAGTCTTCGCGATGCAGCCAAAGATGTAGGCTGGTTCTTGACAGGATTAGGGGGCCAAGTCGTCAACAAGCTCACAGGGATAAATGTAGTCGCGGCTGGCGAATTGACAGAAAAGAAGAGGGCAGCGCGAGGAGAGAATCAGGAAGTTCCGAAAGGCCTTTTTGATGCTTTTGGGAACAAGAAGAAAGCTTTGCAGTCATTGAAGTCCTCAATCAGAGCGCTTATCAAAGGAGAAAAACCAAATATTCTTATATTGGTTGATGAGATAGACCGATGTCGCCCAGATTATGCGATTTCGTATTTAGAGACAATAAAACATGTTTTCGATATTCACGGCATTGTCTTTGTTCTGGCTGTCGATCGCAAACAACTGGAGTGTTCAGCAAAAGCTTCTTTTGGCGCCGATCTGGATTTCCCAGAGTATTATAGAAAATTTGTGCAAAGAGAAGTAGCATTACCAATGCCAAATGAGAATTCCTATGGAACTCTTGCGTCGAGGTACGTTGAGTATTATTTGCAAAGAGAGAATGAGCGATATTGCTTTATGCCTATAGGTAGAGATCAGGTCGACAATATTGTTCACCTGATAAGTTTTATGCGAATGACGCCCAGGCAGGTCCAAGAGGTATTCAGGATTATGGGCCATGTTCTTGCGACAGATGAATCAAAAAAAGGGAAGCTACTTTGGTGCTTGGGGGTTGGAACAATTCTTATGTCTGCTTTGAGAATTGGTAATCCAAAAGTTTATGGGGAACTGGGAAGGCGCGAGCTAAGAGTTAAAGAGGCCTCTGATTTCTTCAGAAGACTTGACTCAACACACGCCGAATGGTGGTTCACGCTTTGCTTTACTGGAGGTGGCCTAAATCCTGAGGACGTAGACAAAAAGGAAGTAGCAGAGATCTATCGCGATGCAGGGTTCATCTCAGATGGCGAAGTGTCGCAGAGGGTGGCCAATCTTGGTCAATGGCATAGTGGGTGGGGACATTCCTCTGTAGGAAGGTTTGAGCAGATTTACTCAAAGATAGAGCAAATATCCTCGTGGAACTAG